A segment of the Leptolyngbya sp. NIES-3755 genome:
GACTTCGATGGAATCTCTTGCATGAATGATCACATCTCCGCCTCGTCCCGATCGCGAAGTTTCTGTCCTAATCGATGCCCCATCTCGAATCACCAATCGACCGGTATTGACTCGTAGTGTTCCAGCATCACCTGTTCCAGTTGTCTCGGCGCTCAATCCACTCACAAATCTTTGTCCTGAGCTTACTCGTGTTCCAATTAGCTCAATCTGCTCTGAAGCAGTCACCGTCAAATTACCGCCTTTTCCCTGGCTTTCATCGAAAGCGCTAGCTGCAATAAAACCACCGTCTTGGATCGTAATACGACGAGCTTCGACTGTAGTATCACCTGAGTTGCCTTCTCCGAAGGTTGCAGAGCCAATTGCGCTACCTACAATCGTCAATTCATCGGTATCAATTAGAAGAGAACCTGCATTTCCTCCACCGCTAGTATTTGTTACAATGACTCCTCCGCGACTCACGACTTGATTTGCGGCATAGAGGTTCACCGCGCCTCCGTTCGTTTGGCTTGCGGTAGTGTTAAAGATTTGACTATCGATGATTGAGATCGTATCGTCTGCTCTAAGGGTAATATCGCCAACTTGACGATCTGGAATTCCTAAAGTGGAACCTGCTATTAGAGTGCTACCTTCTCTCAAACGAATGTTTCGAGCCGTAATTGCAATTTCTCCACCATCAATAAATCGAACATCTGCAATTGCATTGCTAAAAGAGACATCACCCAATGATAGATTTTCTGGAAAGCTCAATTGAGCATTTGAAGCAATGCTGATTGATCCTGAGCGGACTGCTCCAATTTGAATCGATCCTCCAAACGCTTGCAAAGATCCATTTTGAATTTTTACATTTCCACCGAGCAGAACAAGATTTCGACCGAACGGCACACGCAATCCAAGCAATGAACCTCCAAGCTGTGAATCAAATGGCGAACCTAACACTGCGATCGAGGGTGGCTCTGAAGGTGCTCGACTAAACACAAACGCAGAGGGATCAACGGTCAGCACTGAAGCCGGTGAACCCGGAGATGTAGCACTAAAAGAACCTCGATCGCCAAATTGAACGGCATCAGCAGTCGTCACAACGAGCGATCCATTCACATCCAAACTGGAATTTTGCTCGAATATAACTCCGTTGGGATTGATTAAGAAGAGATTTGCATCACCCAGAACTCCCAGCCTGCCGAAAATCTGCGATCGCTCTCCCGTTACTCGCGCAAAAATGTTCTGCACTGCATCAGGATTGGCAAAATAAGCGCCGCGTCCTTCTGAAACATTGAAAGTCGAAAAGCTATGGAACAGATTTGAACCGCGAATCGCTCCTCCACGAATCAAGTCGCTCGGCAGTCCTCGCACGGTTGTTGATGTAACGGTTGATTGTTCTGAGCCGAACGTTGCATCGGGCACAATTTGAGCGATCGACACAGACGAAAGCGCGATCGTACTCAGCCCCGCTAATAGCCCACTCGATAGAATCCATTGCATCCTGACACTCCGAAACTATTGATGCTGACCGTATCCGCGCCAAATCCATTTTTCCGTTCAAAAGTAATTTACCACTACCAGGTTCGTAAAGGAACTTCGATTTCCAAATTGCTATTGTACGAATACAAAAAATTTGTGTGCTATGAGATGCTTAGGCTAAACGTCTTGACAGCTAATAGATGGAACGCTTGAAATTTAAGCTGCGATCTCAATACACAGCGATCGGAGTTGTTATCTATACCTTTGGGCAGGAAGAACGGTTTGCAGAAAAGTACAAGCATTCTGACAGAAACCTCAGAAATATCCGTAGTAGCAACCCCGTAATCTAAGTATCAAGCAAACAAAGAAACCACTGAAACGGAATCCGAACTTGCGAAAACTCACTTATTTCGGAGAAAACAATCATGACCGACAACAACAAGCCTATCTTTACTGATTTGACCGAAGACGAAGCAGCAGCACTCAATGGTGGAACTCGCTGTTTCTGGGTGCGCGTTTGTCGTTGGGTTCGCAACTGGTACGGCTTTCAATTTGCCTGCGTTTGGGCAGTTCGCTGCTACTAATTGCTTGATCTAAACTCAGTAGCAAACACACCTTATCCTTGCAAGGATAGTTAGGAGAACAGGAGGTGTTTCAACTGCGAGACACCTCTTTTTTAGTCCCTCTAGCAGAGTGCATCATGAAAAAGTATCATTGCATCAAACAACAAGGTGAAGCAGATTGTGGAGCCGCTTGTTTAGCTACGATCGCGAAACACTATGGTTCTAAAGTTAACCTCAAACAAGTGCGGAATTATGTGGGGGTTGGACAATCTGGGGCAAATCTTTGGGGACTTCAGCAAGGCTGTGAGAAATTAGGGTTGAATGCACGTCCGGTAAAAGCGGCTCCTGATGTGCTCGATCGCATTGAAGAGGCTCCACTTCCGGCGATTTTGCACTGGAAGGGAAATCATTGGATTGTTTTGTATGGGAAGCGGAGACGCGATTTTGTGGTTGCTGATCCTGCGATCGGAATTCGGTATCTTTCAACGGTTGAATTAGCAGAGGGTTGGAATGATTGGGTGATGCTATTGCTAGAACCTGATCCGGTTCGATTTGGGGCGGTACTTCAGGATTCAAGCGATCGAGAAGGATTGAGTGCAATTCAGTTTTGGTCGAGGGTGTCCGCGCATCGTTCAATTCTGTTTCAGGCTTTTCTAATCAATATTGTTATTGGATTTTTGTCGCTGTCTTCTCCGATTCTAATGCAGTTACTCACTGATGATGTGTTAATTCGAGGTGATTTGAGGCTGTTGAATACGATCGCGATCGCAGTGATTACAGTCGTTGTTGTGAGTGATTTATTAGAGCTAGTGCAGTCGAGTTTGATTACGCATTTTGCTCAACGATTGGAGCTTGGATTGGTTCTAGACTTCTGTAAGCAAATTCTGAGATTGCCACTCACGTATTTTGAAGCGCGGCGTAGTGGAGAAGTTCTAAGCCGATTACAAGATATTCAACAGCTTAACTATTTGATTTCACAATCGATCGTCAGTTTGCCGAGTCGATTCTTTGTCGCTCTGATCTCGCTTGGACTGATGTTGTTTTATAGCTGGAAACTGAGCGTTTTTGCGATCGCAGTTTCAATTCTAATGACGGCTTCAGTGATTTTCTTTCAGCCGACTTTGCAGCGAAAAATGCAGCAATCTCTAGCGACTGATGCTGAGAATCAAGGGGTACTGGTTGAAACCTTCAAAGGCGCACTCACAGTTAAAACAATGGTTGCGACCCCTCAGCTTTGGGGAGAATTTCAGCATCGATTTAGTAGACTGGCGAATCTGAACTTACGAACGAATCAGATTAGTATCTTTAACAATAGCTTCTCTGGGTTAGTTGCAGGCGTTGGGGGAATTGGCTTGCTGTGGTTTGGTGGACAGTTAGTGATTTCACCAGCGGAACAGTTAAGCATCGGGCAACTTTTTGCCTTCAAAGCCATGAGTGATAATGTCACTCTGTTCATTACAACCACGATCGGCTTTGTCGATGAATTTACACGAGTCAAAGCAGCGACACAACGGTTGGCAGAAGTGACACAGGCAACGCCCGAAGATGCGGATCAAGCGGATCGACCCAATGCTACGATCGCACCTGATTCTGCGATTGTTCTGAACAATGTTAGCTTTGATTATGCAGATGGAACTTCGATTCTGGAAAACTTCTCGGTTCAAATTCCAGGTGGACAAGTGACTGCACTCATCGGACAGTCGGGCTGTGGGAAAAGTACTTTAGTCAAGCTACTTGCAGGACTCTATCCGCCGACTGTGGGAAACATTCGGATTGGAAACTACAATCAATCGGATTTATCACTGACAAGTCTTCGTCAGCAAGTTGTTTTAGTCTCTCAAGAAGCGCATTTCTGGAATCGATCGATTATCGACAATTTCCGGTTGGCGGCTCCAGATGCGACCTTTGATGAAATTGTTGAAAGCTGCCGTCTCACTGGTGCGGACGAGTTTATTAGCAAACTTCCCAACAAGTATCAAACGATTTTAGGTGAGTTTGCGACTAATCTTTCAGGTGGACAGAAACAGCGATTAGCAATCTCTCGTGCCCTTGTTCAAAATCCTCCGATTCTGATTCTAGATGAGTCTACTTCTGGGCTTGATCCAGCCAGCGAAGCCGAACTGATGAATCAACTTCTCCAGCATCGTCAAGACAAAACTACTGTATTCATCAGTCATCGTCCTTCTGTGATTCGTCGTGCCGATTGGATTGTTCTACTCGACCAAGGACAGCTTAAGCTCCAAGGCAGTCGAGCCGAAGTCTTAGCCAAAGCAAACCATCAATTAGAGCAACTTTACACTGCACTATGAACGACTCTATTCAATCCATCCGAACTGAGGATTTTCTACCTTCAATTAGTCGTTGGACATCATTAGGCGGAGTGTTCTTAGTCGGAACTGTTGTAACCGCGATCGCACTTTCAGCCGTGACCAAATACAATGTCTCAGTCAGAGCGAGTTCCACAGTTCGTCCTTCTGGAGAATTGCGTGTAGTTCAGGCAGAAATGGAAAGTACTGTAAAGCAAATCTTAGTTAAAGAGAACCAAACGGTTAAACGGGGTGAAATCATTGCGTATCTTGAAGACTCTAAGCTTCAAACTCAAAACAGTCAGCTTCGGAGTAACATTCAGCAAAGTCAAATTCAACTCTCACAGCTAGAAGCACAGATTCGAGCGATTCAACGTCAAATCATTGCAGAATCGAATTCGACAGACCGCTCGATCGCTTCAGCGGAAGCCGAAACCCGACGTGCTCAGAATGACTATCAAGAAAAGCGCTTATCTTCCCAAGCAGAGGTTCAAGATGCTCAAGTGACTTTGAATTTAGCGAACGATGAATGGAAGCGATATCAACAATTAGTTGCGAATGGAGCCGTTTCAGAGCGACAAGCAAAAGAGAAAGAAACCGCAGTTCAAACCGCCCAAGCTCGACTCGATCGCGCAAGGGCAGCCGCAAATCCATCTCAAGCCACGATCGCGATTTCTCAAGAAAATATTGCTCAACAACGTGCTAAAGGAGAGTCTACGATCGCAGCTTTAATTCGAGAGCAAGAAGCCTTAGTGCAACGTCAAGCCGAACTCAAAGCGCAGTTAGTTCGCGACCAGAAAGAGCAACAGCAGATTGAGCGAGACTTATCCAAAGCAATGATTCGAGCGACCAGTGATGGCACAGTCTTTCAGCTTAATTTATCGAATGCGAATCAAGTGGTTCGTCCAGGAGATAGCATTGCTCAAATTGCACCCACTGATACGCCTCTAGTCGTGAAAGCCAGAGTCGCGAATCAGGACATTGACAAAGTTGAAATCGGTCAACTCACACAACTTCGAGTTGAAGCTTGTCCATATTCAGAGTTTGGTGTCTTGCCGGGTCGAGTTAGCGCGATCGCACCCGATTCTAATAGTTCTAATCAATCTTCAGGAAATAACGATCGAACTTTTTCCGTAACCGTTAGCTTAGACCAAACGGTTCTCACTCATCAACAGCGGCAATGTCACATTCAATCGGGCATGGAAGCAACCGCGAACATTATTTCCAAAGAAGAAACATTCCTTCAGTTCATCCTTCGCAAAGCGCGATTGATCACAGATTTGTAATTTATCAGGAGACTTCTATCATGTTTCAGCCTTCACTCTCTGACTACGCCCCGATTTCTACTCGATCGCTCGAATTGCAGCCTCAAGAAATCCATCTCTTCTCATTCAAAGTAACCTCGATCGAGAAACAAGGAATGAGCTATCGATCGCAACCACAGCAATATATTTGCCACTTTACCGATCGACGTTTTCTATTCGTTTCCGATCAGTCCAAATTCTCAGTCGATTATGATGCGATCGAGCGGTTCAAACTCGTCCGAACTCTCAATCTTTCCACCTTTGCCAAACTCATCTTCAAAGCAACTCCAATCGAAGTTCCAAAAGAATGGCTCATTGCTGTCACTCCTACAGAACATTCTCGCAGCGCTGCAAAAGACTTTGTACAGTTAGGCAACGAATTGATCGGCGTTGTGCCTGGAGGCTTCCAAATGATCGCGGATGATCCACAAGCGATCGCACAATTCAAGCAAGAAGTCCAAGCGAGTTCTCTTCCGGTGATTGTAGATTTTGTTGCTGCAAAATGTGAGCCTTGTCAAACAATGGTTCCGATCATCAATGAGTTAGCTGAACAATTTGCTGGACAGTTCAATCTAATCAAAGTTGATATTGAGAAAAATCCTGCGATCGCATTGCACTATAACGTTGATTGTTTTCCAACTTTGATGGTGATGAATTCGGGCACTGTCATCGATCGTATTGTTGGTGTTGTTCCAAAACCTCTTCTGGTCAAAGTCCTGAACAATCATCTTGCGAAACTCTAGCCGATGCTAAACCAACTCCGATCGTATCTAGATCGCATCGAAATCAACGATCCCAAACTTGCCCAGTTCATTTGTCAACTGATTCCCGATCGCTGTCCTTTCGAGCGCAAACTGTATGTTTTCGATTATTGCATTCAAATTCCTGCACTCTGTAAATTGAATCCACTCTATCGACAGCTTCTCAATCTTCGTCTCAAGTCATTGATGTGTCTAATGCGTTCATCTGATCTCACTGAGACGCATCGATAGAACTACAGATGTCACTAGACAGAGAAAAAGCAATCCGGTAAAGTTACAATCAAAACTTGGTGTATCGCAATGAGAAAACAGTTCGGGCGTAAAAAGCTTTTATGGAAATGGATTGTCGTTGCCGTTTTGAGTTGTCTCATTGCGATGACTCCAACGATCGTACAAGCTTCTGATCCGGCTCAATTAATGCAGCAAGGGTTAGAAAGCTATGAAGCTAAGAACTACAAGGCTGCGATCGACTTTTGGAATCAAGCTCAAAATCGCTATCGATCGAGAAATGACTTGATCAATGCTGCGATCGCGCTCGAAAACATCGCCCGAACTTACGCGAAACAAGACAATAACAGCGAGGCAATTCGCACTTGGAAGGACGCGATCAGCATTTATCGACAATTAAATAATCCTGCAAAACTGAGTCAAGCCCTCACCGAACAAGCTCAACTTTATAGTGCGATCGGACAAGCGAGACAAGCGATCGCGCTCCTTTGTGCACCTGAGATGAACCAAAATGATTGTACGGATCAAGGGAGCGTCAAATTAGCTGAGAAAGCCAAAGATCCTGCGATTCAAATTGCAGCACTTGGAAGTTTAGGAGATGCGTATCGATTGAGTGGAGATTCGGATCGAGCCATTCAAACTCTATCGGCTGCTTATACGCTTGCAAAACAAACGAATCATTCAACTCATTTATTATCGTTGCTCAATAGTCTTGGGAATGCTCATATTAGTCGGGCGGCTCTGAGAGAATTGCAGGCAGACTCCGCACGGGGACGAGATTTGAGAGAAGAAAAACAGAGAAAAACAGATGCGGAAAACGATACTCAAGCCGCGATCGCATTTCTCACCGATAGCTTAAGAATGAGCCAAAATAATCCCTCTGCAAAACTGCGATCGCTGCTCAGTTTGGCATCGATTCATCATCGCAGAACAGAAACCGCGATGATGTTGCCTTATTTGAGAACAGCTATTCCTTTATTAGAGCAAATAGATTCCGATCGAGTTCGAGCGTATGCTGCGATCGACATTGCGAAACTCTTGAATGCTGATGATCCAAAACAAACAGAAGCGTTGTTAATGCAGGCGATTCGTTCGGCTCAAGCGATTAAGGATTTTAGAGCCGAATCGTTCGCCGCTGGGGAATTGGGGCGATTGTATAAACGAAATCGTTCTGAAATTGCGATTACTTGGATCAAACGTGCAATCTCAACCGCAGACCAAGATCTCGAAGCAAAAGATAGTCTATATCTTTGGGAATGGGAACTTGGACGATTGTTGGAAAATCAGGGACAAACTCAAAACGCGATCGCAGCCTATGAGCGATCGATTCGGGTTCTAGAAACCATTCGGAGTGATATTCTCGAAGCCAATCGGGAACTGCAATTTAACTTCCGTGATGAGATTGAACCAATTTATCGAAACTTAATTGCGCTGCGAGTCGGATTAGAAAATATCAGCAAAAATCCAGTGAGCAAAAATCCAGTGAGTGATGCACGACTAAAACAAGCTCAACCTGCGACTTCAATGGATTCAAACAACATTGATATTGTGCTGCGGGCAATGGATTCACTCAGACTCGCAGAACTGCAAAACTACTTCGGAAATGATTGTATTCTTGCAGCCGCGAGACCGAGTGGAAATCTGGGTACAGATGCGGCTGCGAAAGCGGTTCAATCGGCTTTGAACACTGCCACCCAAGATGGGAAAACCGCAGTCATTAACTATATCGTGCTGGAAAATGAGCTAGTTGTCATTCTCAATGTCAAAAACAAACCTCCTCGAACTGAAACGATCAAAGTTCCAGTCAAAGAGATAGAGCAACTGATCACACAGTTCCGGGGACAGCTTCAGAGCAATACCCTTGAAGACTTTGATCCTAAAGCGTCGAATGCTCAAGTGCTTTATCGATATCTGATCGAGCCAGTTTGCCCCACCCTAAAGGCAGAAGGAATTGAAACCTTAGTCTTTGCTCAAGATGGATTGCTCCGAAACATTCCGATGGCAGCACTGCATGACGGAGAGAAATTTCTGATTCAGAATTATGCGATCGCAACGGTTCCAAGCTTGAGTCTAGTCAATTTGTCTCAGCCCAAAAATGAACCGCGATCGGCGTTAGCCTTTCGATTAGGTGAGGCTGTAGAAGTCAACGGTAGACAATATTCAGCGCTAATCTATACTAAGCGAGAAACTCAAAATATTGTGGAAGAACTGCCAGGAAGCATTGTTTTACCCGATGAGAAATTTACCAAGCAGAACCTGAGAACTGCCCTCAGACAGCGAAACTATCCGATTCTGCACTTAGCAACTCACGGACAGTTTGGGGCAGATCCGAAAGATACTTTTTTGATCACAGGGGGACGAGAAGAATTGACCTTGATCGAACTCGAAACGATTCTAAGAGAGCGATCGAGTGAGGATCAGATTGAATTGTTAGCCTTAACCGCTTGTCAAACGGCAGTCGGAGATAATAGATCGACATTGGGACTCGCAGGCGCAGCAATTCAAGCGGGAGCGAAAAGTGCACTCGCTTCTCTCTGGTTTATCGAGGATCGGGGAACTGCTGATCTGGTGCAATTGTTTTATGATGGGCTGAGTGGTCGATCGCAGCAAAGGTTGAGTAAGGCGAAGGCACTTCAGCGATCGCAGATCAAGTTGATTGAGGACGGGCAGCATCCTCGATTGTGGTCTGCCTTCGTGCTGGTGGGGAACTGGTTTTGATGAAGTCGAGGTGTTGAAGTGTCGATATTACCTTGGATTGAGAAGGTGACAGAACAGTAACAACCTCATTTTGATGTGATCGACATCTCTAATTGATGTGATTTGTAGTCATAAGAAGACTGTAGTACCTGGGTATCTTTTGGGTAAGTTGCCATTGCCCCATCTGTCTCAGGAGTCAAGTCATGTCCGGATCGTCTGATCAACAGTTTGAATTGAATGGTTATTCAGCGATCGAGCCAATTTATTTTGGTTCAAAAACGCTCGTGTATCAGGCAATTCGGAACAGCGATCGAGCTTCTGTCATTCTCAAACGATTGCGAGATGAAACACCGACTGTCGAAGAACAGATGCAGTTTCGCAATCAATACGTGATGACAAAAGATTTGGCGATTCCTGGGATTGTGCGGGTGATTGGATTGGAATCTTGTGACAATGGAGAGATTCTTGTCATGGAAGATTTTGGTGGCATTTCGCTCTCTGAGTACCGCCGAAAACATCAATGGTCGATCGCACAATTTCTCTCGATCGCGGTGCAACTGAGTGAAACACTGTATCAGTTACATCAGGCTCAAATTATCCACAAAGACATTAAACCTGCGAATATTCTGATTCATCCTGATTCGATGCAGGTTCGACTGATTGATTTTAGTATTGCGTCTCAACTGTCGAATCAAACTCAAGCGCTTCAATACCCGAATCAACTAGAAGGAACATTAGCTTATCTTTCTCCAGAGCAAACTGGGCGAATGAATCGATCGATTGATTATCGCAGTGATTTCTACTCGTTAGGGGTGACATTTTATGAGTTGTTAACGGGTCGAGTTCCGTTCATAGGCGAGGATGCACTTGAGATTGTTCATGGGCATTTGGCAAAATCCCCGACTCCGATTCGATCGCTGAATCCTGAAGTGCCTGAAGCGATCGAGCAAATCATTCAAAAGCTGATGGCGAAAAATGCAGAAGACCGCTATCAGAGTGCAAAAGGGTTACAGGCTGATTTGGAACAGGGGTTAGCGCAGTGGAAAGCGACCGGTACGATCGCAGGTTTTGAGATTGGACAACTCGATCGAATGGCTCAGTTCAACATTCCTGAAAAGCTCTATGGACGGGAAGCTCAAATTCAAGTGCTCCTTGATGCGTTTGAACGAGCTAGACAGGGAAGCGGAGAATTAGTTGTTGTTTCAGGCGACTCAGGGATTGGAAAAACAGCATTAATTCGGGAATTGTTCAAACCAATCACGGAGAGTAATGCTCATTTTGTCTGTGGAAAGTTTGATCAGTTCAAGCGGAACATTCCTTATGCTTGTTTAACTGAAGCTTATCGAGGATTAATTCAGCAAATTTTAGCGGGAACAGCGGAAAAAATAGAGTATTGGCGCGATCGCTTTCAGACTGTTCTAGGATCATCCGCGCAAGTGGTGATTGATGTGATTCCAGAATTAGAGCGATTGCTTGGTCAACAAGCTCCTGCGCCAGAACTTCCACTTCTAGAAGCTCAAGATCGCTTTGATCAGGCAATGTTCGCGTTCATGATGGCAACCTCTAGCCCAGAATATCCAGAAGTTGAGTGGATGGATGATTTGCAGTGGGCGGATTTAGCTTCGATTACGTCTCTCAAAACATTCCTGCAAAGCCCAGAGAATCAATATCGTTTGATTGTGGTTGCTTACCGAGAGAACGAAGTTGATCCGACTCATCCACTAGCTCAAATGCTGTCTCAGATGCGAACAGAGGGAGTTGCGTTTGAACAGATTACTCTCGCACCCTTGGCGCTTCATGATGTCATTCAGTTTCTTGCAGATACAATGCACTGTCATTTTTCCAGAGTTCAACCGTTAGCAAAGCTACTGTACGACAAAACTCAAGGCAGTCCTTTTCTTCTCACTGAATGGCTGAAATCACTACATTCCGAAGGGTTAGTCACGTTTGATTTGGAAACAAATAGCTGGCAGTGGAGTCTCAAATCCATTCAACAGTGGAACATTGATGACGCGAAACTAAATCAGGTTAGAGCGCAACAACCCAGTCCTATCTTGAGTACAAGTTCTACTACTAC
Coding sequences within it:
- a CDS encoding serine/threonine protein kinase and signal transduction histidine kinase with GAF sensor (similar to AA sequence:cyanobase_aa:Ava_3995), which codes for MSGSSDQQFELNGYSAIEPIYFGSKTLVYQAIRNSDRASVILKRLRDETPTVEEQMQFRNQYVMTKDLAIPGIVRVIGLESCDNGEILVMEDFGGISLSEYRRKHQWSIAQFLSIAVQLSETLYQLHQAQIIHKDIKPANILIHPDSMQVRLIDFSIASQLSNQTQALQYPNQLEGTLAYLSPEQTGRMNRSIDYRSDFYSLGVTFYELLTGRVPFIGEDALEIVHGHLAKSPTPIRSLNPEVPEAIEQIIQKLMAKNAEDRYQSAKGLQADLEQGLAQWKATGTIAGFEIGQLDRMAQFNIPEKLYGREAQIQVLLDAFERARQGSGELVVVSGDSGIGKTALIRELFKPITESNAHFVCGKFDQFKRNIPYACLTEAYRGLIQQILAGTAEKIEYWRDRFQTVLGSSAQVVIDVIPELERLLGQQAPAPELPLLEAQDRFDQAMFAFMMATSSPEYPEVEWMDDLQWADLASITSLKTFLQSPENQYRLIVVAYRENEVDPTHPLAQMLSQMRTEGVAFEQITLAPLALHDVIQFLADTMHCHFSRVQPLAKLLYDKTQGSPFLLTEWLKSLHSEGLVTFDLETNSWQWSLKSIQQWNIDDAKLNQVRAQQPSPILSTSSTTTRSSTSTSAELLDLATIIKATEAISSELVLDQLLDRLLHIVLENAGAQKGCIVLDRAGELFIEVADTNQDASEVVVEAIPLAQSRDVPLSILNYVARTQQAIVSVDAAIESICASDPYILEHCPKSLLCTPILYQGKFIGLVYLENNLVKGAFSIARLEIVRILTGQAAIAIENARLFTCIQDKAAQLERSESRLNQLFEQSTDAILIFDPDEIIFTDCNQSAVNLLGYSSKDDIIGVSPIALSPEFQPSGKTSIQEATEAIEMSFEKGSHRFEWVHCHRTGEPVWLEIVLTVMTFENKTVFQCIWRDITDRKRAEAALKDSQAQLIQSEKMSALGNLVAGVAHEINNPIGFLNGSINNAKDFVQDLLEHLELYEQQLPNDETMQDHAEQIDLEFVKSDLPKLLNSMKTAVDRIKSISRSLRTFSRSDTEHAIVTNIHEGIDSTILILKYRLKASGHRPEIEVITNYGAIPEIECFPGQLNQVFMNILANAIDMFDELQDCQPQIITIQTAQVDQNTVEIRIRDNGKGMPDEVRAKVFEHLFTTKAVGKGTGLGLSIARQIVVEKHQGSIAVNSTIGEGSEFVISLPINQTLS